A region of the Bacteroidota bacterium genome:
CTTCGGAACCAAGATCAATTGGATCGTGAGGCGCAATCCGCTCGTGCGGTTGATGTTGCTGTAATGCACCACGCTGTCGTCGAGGATCACGCAGTCACCGGCCTCAGCGTCCATTGGCACCATGTAGTCGCGGATGATCTCCTCCTTGATTTTTTCGCATTCCCAAGGCACCATCGGCCCGCGGAATTGTCCGAAACGTTTGTGCGATCCCGGCGTGATTTCCAGGGTTCCATTGATGCGGCTGCTGTCGACCAAGGGCACCCAAATCGACACCGTCGAATACTTGATTTCGTCGGCAAAGGCCCAATTTTGATGCAATGGCACTTCGCCGCCGTCTTCACCCTTGCGGATGAAATTGGCAATGATCGGCGTGTAATCGGCCAAAATCGGCTCGTAATGCTGCGCAAAGGCCGCATGGATCACGTCAAACACCTTTTGCTTATATGCCGAATTGCGATCTATGAATGTGAAGTCATACGTGATTTCACTTTCACTTTTGAAATCCGTTTCATCGCCCGACATCGCCCCGCCGCTTTCCGGCAAAAGGTCAAAATAGGCTTGTTTGAGCTGCTCGACCTCGTTTTTGCTCAGAAAATGCTTCAAAAAAATATACCCGTCAGCATCAAATTGTTGCTGCAATTCGGGGTTTCGGAATACTGGCTCTGCCATGTTGAACATCCTTTAAATTACATCCACGATGGGATTCTCCCAAAGATAGAAAATCTTGCAGCAGGAGTGAGGATGATTTTTGGCGGATTTCCGTCGAAGTTTTCGCTGTGTTATCGAAGCTTTGTGTAACTCAAAGCTTTCAAAGGCAATGAATCCTACACCTTGTTTCCGATGCTGATCGCTGCAGATAAGGCGTCATTGGACCGAAAGTTGGAATGGCTATTCTCCAGCAACGAGCAAGTGACCCGTACCGATGTTGAGGCTTCCTTGGCGAATGCGGTAGAGGTACAAGCCTTGGGCCAAGCCCTCCCTTTGGAGCGAAAGCCGGGTATTCATCCTGCCCTCCAACTGACGGATTTGTTGCCCGGAGGCATTGTACAAGACCAATTCAAATGCATCGTTTTGTCCCGGATTGGTCACCAAAATCGTTGCTTCTTGGCCCATCGGATTCGGGATCACCGAAATCGAAAATCCGGGGAGCGCTTCCGAAATTGCAACCAAGGTGGCGTTTTGGCAATTGGTATCGGACCTGCAAATGCCGTTGGTGACCAAACAAGCCGTATAGCTGCCAGCATTGGCATAGGTATGGATCGGATTTTGAAGTGTAGAGGTGTTGCCATCGCCAAAATCCCAAGCGTAACTCTGGATGGTGCCCGTAGAGAGATCGTTAAATTGAACGGTAAGGCCGTTGGGAACCGTAACAAAGTCCGCGTTGAGCACGTCACAGAGGCGCGATTGGGTGATATTGGTCTTGACCGGCGGGTTGAAATCGAAGTAGATCGAAGCACTGTTGTGAATGACCGTCCCCAGTGGCAATCCGGCTTTTGGCCTGACTTCGTAGGTCAAAGCACCGTTGCTGCCCACTTGGTTGGCGCCACTGTCAGGCAGTAGGATGTTGGGGAATGCAAATTCCAACTGACCACCGGGAGACATGGTCACTTGATAGGGGTGTGTGGCCCCAAGGATCCGAAACCCATTCATGTCCAGGTTGGGGAGGTCAAGCGTATCCCGCACATAAATATTGAAAGCGGTGTCTGTACCGGTATTTTGAAATCGCACAATGTAAGTGAGGAGGGTGTCGGTTTGCAGGATGTCACCATCGGCATTTGCGCCACTTGGGGTAAAAACACGTTTGTCGTTGGGGTCCCAGGCTCCGACGACAACCCGTTGATTGTCAAAAGTATTGTTGGCTGTGAAGTAGTCCATGGGGGATGGCGTCACCGATGCGGATAAGGTGTAGGGCGTGCCAATTGTCACTCCCGGCGGACAATAAAGTTGATAGTTGATCTGAACAGGATTGGAGATG
Encoded here:
- a CDS encoding phytanoyl-CoA dioxygenase family protein, with translation MAEPVFRNPELQQQFDADGYIFLKHFLSKNEVEQLKQAYFDLLPESGGAMSGDETDFKSESEITYDFTFIDRNSAYKQKVFDVIHAAFAQHYEPILADYTPIIANFIRKGEDGGEVPLHQNWAFADEIKYSTVSIWVPLVDSSRINGTLEITPGSHKRFGQFRGPMVPWECEKIKEEIIRDYMVPMDAEAGDCVILDDSVVHYSNINRTSGLRLTIQLILVPKATKSIHYHLDRTEAPDEVRILEVDRDFYMKFHPWKRPEGKEIGRQKVDLRYIDLAEWNARLKGPEFGDPNYAAFMRDLRATQEAAAKVQVPEPAVAVQASTQVANPGESGFFSRLKKIFS
- a CDS encoding PKD domain-containing protein, which codes for MKSSFLLLLGVLCIFISMQAQVINSCTPNSAVTGQVLTVSIMGQGTNFTSATNTSLRFGQNSINATAFNANSNTQITATFVIPPNTLLGNWDVVVDGNPNLVTLPAGFTIGIGSPNGNYGRVMGSIYRDDNVDCIKNVGEPGTAYRSVTITPGPFQTLTDANGNYSIWLPLGNYNLDYHPSFPSSSTCPTTGQRAISLTTNGQALFNEDFATEVFLYTDARVSLSGLPLRPGFSANSSVFVRNDGNTVIPNTLLKVIKPSFANFGSVFSQAPAYISGDTVAWNLPNISNPVQINYQLYCPPGVTIGTPYTLSASVTPSPMDYFTANNTFDNQRVVVGAWDPNDKRVFTPSGANADGDILQTDTLLTYIVRFQNTGTDTAFNIYVRDTLDLPNLDMNGFRILGATHPYQVTMSPGGQLEFAFPNILLPDSGANQVGSNGALTYEVRPKAGLPLGTVIHNSASIYFDFNPPVKTNITQSRLCDVLNADFVTVPNGLTVQFNDLSTGTIQSYAWDFGDGNTSTLQNPIHTYANAGSYTACLVTNGICRSDTNCQNATLVAISEALPGFSISVIPNPMGQEATILVTNPGQNDAFELVLYNASGQQIRQLEGRMNTRLSLQREGLAQGLYLYRIRQGSLNIGTGHLLVAGE